The genomic region gtagctgggactaccggcacgcgccaccatgcctggctgatttttgtatctttaaaagagacggggtttcaccatgttagccaggctgttcttgaactcctgacctcaggtgatccgcctgcctccacctcccaaagtgctgggattacaggtatgagccaccatgctggccaggcctTAGCTTTTaatgctgagattttgccacttgGAGGCTGTGCGACTCTAGACAAGTGATTAGCTTTTAATGCTGAGCTTAGTTTTTAATAGACAAGTGATTAACTTTTAATGCTTAATAATAGACAAGTGATTAGCTTTTAATGCTTAATAATGCTTTTAATAATAAtgcttttaataattataatataatataataaataatataatacatattataattatatacatattatataaatattatatataagataatatttatataatatataatgctatATGAATATTGATAACTAATAGTATAATATATCTAATATAATTatacaatattataattataatgatttttatattacattacaattatatttttatatataattatgtataaaaatataattatattataattatatttattatatttataatcataatttataatttatattatatatttatattatttatatatttatatttattataattataattataatttataatttatattatatatatttatattatatatttatatttatatatttaaatattatttatgtttatttatagtatatataattatatcatatattatataaaatataatataaacattatattaTAATGTGCTTTTAGTAGTAATAATACTTTTAATAATAATAGACAAGTGATTAGCTTTTAATGCTAATCACTTTAATAAtgcttttaataataataatgcttttaaTGCTTAATAATAGACAAGCGATTAGCTTTTAATGCTGAGATTTTGCAACTTGGAGGCTGTGCGACTCTAGACAAGTGATTTAGTTcattgcttctcaaactttaatgtgtatGCACGACACCTGGGGAATCTTGTTTAAAAGGCAGTCTGATTCAtcagggcctgagattctgcatttccttttttttttcccctttttctggagacaagatctccctctgttgcccaggctggaatgcagtggtgcaatccatagttcactgcagcctcaaactcctgggctccagtgatcctcccacctcagcctcccaagtagctaggactgtggGTATGTGCTGCTATGCcaagctagtttttaaattttttgtagagatggaatcttgctctgttgcccaggctggtctcaaactcctggcctcaagcgatcttcctgcctcgacttcccataatgctgggattacaggtgtgagccaccacgcccagccagattctgtatttctaacaaaCTCCTAGGTGATCCAAGTAGCTAAGCCTATTTGTGTCTGAGTGGCTTCAACTCTGAGAACCTCAGCTGTAAAGTAGGAGGCAGATGGTATGTACCTTACATCAATGCACCTGTATGTCGAAGAGATCTTCTCAAGAGTGTGTTTGGCAGGAGAGCCATGACTGGGTCTTTCCTCCTTTCACAAGGCTTAACCTTGGGTGGGGACCTCAGACTTGCCACCTGTCCACAGCTGCCTAAGATAGCTGCCTGGGTGACTCATGTCTTGGGAGAAGTCTTGttatagtgactttttttttttttttttgagacagagtttcgctcttgttattcttattatcatttttgagatggagtcttgctctgtctcccaggctggcgtgcaatggtgtgaccttggctcactgcaacctctgcctcccaggctggcgtgcaatggtgtgaccttgtctcactgcaacctctgcctcccaggttcaagcgattctcctgcctcagcctcccaagtagctaggattacaggcacacaccaccatgcctggctaattttgtatttttagtagagacgggggtttcaccatgttggtcaggctagtctcgaactcccaacctcaggtgatccgctcgccttggcctcccaaagtgttgggattacagacatgagccactgcacccagcctgtagtgACTTGTTAATGCATAAGCCTTCTGGCTTTACGACCTCTGCCTTGTAATTCCCACAGCTTGGGCAGATTCATTCAACCTGCGGTTCCGATGTGTTACTTAACCCTGGCTCTTTGTCCTTTGCCTACAGGTGGTGGCCTTTATGAAGTCTCCAGTGGGTCAGTACTTGGACAGCCATCCGTTTCTGGCCTTCACCTTGCTGGTGTTCATTGTCATGTCGGCCGTTCCTGTTGGATTCTTCCTGCTCATCGTGGTGCTTACCACCCTGGCTGCTCTGCTGGGGGTCATAATATTGGAAGGTAGCCTGTTCTGTCATTCACCcctttggaaaataattcaattgggagaaaaatacttttggggccatttaaaaatttttttaaggggcggggtcttgttgtgttgcccaggctggtctcaaactcctgggctcaagtgatcctcccacctcggcctgccaaagtgctgggattatggccatgggctaccatgcctggttGTCTGCTATTCTTGTCAAAATCACATCAAGCAAGGCAACTTATCAAAGTAGGTAAAACATAGACTCTGGAGCCTGCATTCAAATCCCACCTCCACCactgtgatttggggcaagtggtttacctctctgagcctcaaattCTTAATATGCAAAATGCAGATATAATAATACAATCTCAAAAGGTTGTTGCGAAGATTGAAACTTATGGCTCCATGAAGTCCTTAGCACAATACACAATACACGTGACAGAGTAGCTTCTCAATGAatgctagctattattattaagcAGAGAGGCCGTTCATTCCACAGTGAGTTATTGGGCACCTACTGCATGCCAGATGCCTCGCTAGGTACTGGAGACCACCTTCATCCTTTCTCCTGAAGTTCCACTACCAACAGTAAACTTCTCCCTGTATTCCTAAGTTAAAATTACTGGGAAAGCAAATCTGATTTGCTCACTTTGTCTTTTCAAATCAGATCACACACCCCAGGCAAGTGGCCAAAGAGATGGTGGCCAATGGGTCAGGTGATCACTTCTGGTCCATTCCGTGGCTTCCCAGAGCTAAGAGCACCCAGGGCTGTTAATTTGCCCCAGGGACAAGGCAGTTTACACTTGAAGGAGAAAGTAGGCATGGTCAGTGGATGAGCCAAATACAGCCTGGCAGAGTGGTTTTTGAGTAAATGTTGATAGATAGATgggtgaatgcatgaatgaatgggtggaggAATGAATGAGTACCATAAGAAAGGAAATTTATAGAGAAAGGAGAGAGCCATTACATTTTGATGGTACCATGCAAAGCTTTACAGCAGACAAGACTTTAAAGATGTATAACAACTTTGCCTCGGGGTGGGCAAGGAAGGGCCTTTTGGACAGGGGAACGGCATGTGCAAAGCCTCTAGAATAGTGGTTCTTGAACCTGAgtgtatttaaatctttttttttttctagatggaatcttactctgtcgcccagcctggaatacagtggcatgatctcagctcactgcaacctctgccacccaggttcaagaaattctcctgcctcagcctcccaagtagttgggattacaggcatgccccaccatgcccgactaatttttgtatttttggtagagatagggtttcgccatgttggccaggatggtcttgagctcccgacctcaagtgatctgcccacctcggcctcccaaagtgctgggattacaggtgtgagccactgcacccagctccaaGTGTGTATAAATCTTACTTTCTTTATCAAAATACAGACTTTGGATcttttgagaccaggagttcaagaccactctgggcaacatagcgagattccctccatctctttaaaaaaaaaaaaaaagaggccgggcacagtggctcatgcctgtaatcccaacactgggaggctgaggacggcagatcaccggaggtcaggagttggcgaccagcctggccaacatggtgaaaccccatctctactaaaaagacaaaaaattagccgggcatggtggcgggcacctgtatcccagctacttgggaggctgagacagtagaatcacttgagcctgggaggtggaggttgcagtgagccgagattgcaccattgcattccagcctgggtgataagagtgagactctgtctcaaaaaaaagaaaagaaaagaaaaaagaaagaaagaaagaaaaaagtggtgtgtgtctgtagtcccagctactcagaaggctgaggtgacgggatcgcttgagcccaggcagttgaggctgtagtgagctatgatcgtgccactgcactccagcctgggcaacagagcaagactctgtctcttaaaaaaagaaaaaagagaaagaaaatgcagacTTCCAGGCCTCATCCAGAGAGTGTTGTTTtagtaggtctggagtggggtTTAGAAATCTGAATTTTTCACGAGCTTCCTTGATGCACctgattctgatgcaggtggtTGGCACCACACTTTGAAAAACGCCGATCTAAAATTTTgcgaatctttataaacaggcAGAACACCTGTTGATGTTCTCTTCCAGCCTTTTCACGGTCCCTCCCTGAAACCATCACTGTGGCTGTGGGAGGAGCACTGGGCTAACTGGCCACTCACAAAGCAAAGGGAAGGATGTCAGCCATACAATACTTGCCATGTTACTTGTTCTTCATGATCTTTTCCTTCTACCTTTTATTCTTTTCCCCCGCACAGGCCCCACAttatgaaaaaatgtattttccttgcACGTATTAGATGGTAATTCATTAATATTCCTATTCAGAGTGGGAATGGTATATTAAAATGGCATATAAAATGCTCCATAAAAATGACCAATCAGACCTTAAGATTACAATGTGATGGTTTACAGGCTGGATTTTCAAGGATGCCATCAAAAGCTGCATTTAGATTTTGCTTTAGCCTGCATGACCTTTATACCTATAGCTTGTAGGTAAGTGTAAATAATGGCATTTATTTTGCACTTTGAGACATTAGAGATAATTTACCTCCCCCAGTACTGCCTTGGCTGACTCCTCGAGGGGATCCCTTTGGAAGTCCATCTCTGACCTTGAGGATAAGGGAATCTCAAACTCCAGCACTTATGGGCAAGACAAAATGAgcaggctggttgtggtggctcacgcctgtaatcgcagcaccttgggaggccaaggcaggtggatcacttgaggtcaggagttcaagaccagcctggccaacatagtgaaaccccatctcctctaaaaatataaaaattagctaggcgtagtggcaggcacctgtaatctcagctcgtcaggaggctgaagccgggaatcacttgaacctgggaggcggaggttgcagtgagctgagattgcgccactgcgctccagcctgggaggcagagcaagactctgtctcaaaaaaaaaaaaaaaaaaaaaaaaagacaaaatgagcAAAGCGGCCCATGTGTGATGCAGTTTGGGAATTGGGGGGACTGGAGGCAACGGGAGGGCCAGCCAGTTGTTGCCATGGTTTGATGCCCACTCAGGTACCCATATCGCCTCCTTTTTTTAAGTGATGCTAGAAATCTGGGTTTTTGTGGGAAATCTTCTTACTTTAATAATCTGAGTTAGCAGTTGTTATTTTAAACAGACTGACCCAGGGTCTGCCAGTTTTCAACCTGTTTGAGATGAACCCTTCTCCTAACCACGTTCTCCTCCTAGGATTGGTCATCTCTGTGGGTGGCCTCTCACTGCTCTGCATCCTCTGTGGTTTGGGCTTCGTATCACTCGCCATGTCGGGGATGATGATAGCATCTTATGTAGTGGTCTCCAGCCTCATCAGCTGCTGGTTTTCTCCCAGGTAAATACATGTccatggaataattttttttttaatctttctacttttttgtttttttgagacaaggcctcactctgtcactcaggctggagtgcagtggcatgaacatagctcgctacagcctcaacctcccaggctcaagcagttctcctgcctcagcctcccaagtagctggggctacaggtgcatgccatcatgcccggctaattttaatattttttattttttgtagagacagggtcttgctatgttgcccaggctgttctctaattcctgggctcaagcaatcctcctgcctccacctcccaaagtccagggactacaggcatgagccaccacaccttgctgaGTAATTTAATCTTTGCCACTTGAGGGGATTTTCACAAATAAAACCATAATCCTAGTTGATGTCCAGAAGGAAACTTGTAAGACCCAGGTGTTTCTCATAGTTCCCCATGTATGCCAGGCATCAGGTGGGAATTTACCATGGAATTTTAAACGAAGCAATTGGTGTCATTTTCCATCAGGTATACACATTTCATTGTCATAGCAACTCTATCAGTATTATTGATTCCTTTTAAAAGATGTCCATTTAATTTACAAATGTCAAATTAGGTGGTTTTCTTTGGCGGGGTGGGGCAGAGAGGCACAGGAGAAAAATGACCCACGAGACATGTCTGTCACCCAAAGCGGTACAGTATGGGAGCCGTGAATCTTCTGTCCCCAAAGTCTGTCAATCCCCTCTGCTCTTGAGAATGTGAGTTTCTCACCAACTGAGTGTGAGCCTCATGTTTGAATATATAGATTTTTGTTCCTACAATATGGCTCTTCAATGCCAGCTACTTCATCTGGGGCCTTGAGTGAAAGAACAGCGATCTACTTAAATGCTGGAGGGAAAAGCCAGCTATGTTGGCATTACTGGGAGACTCTGTGTTTGTCTACAATGTGCCACCCACCTAAGGGATTTTCAAAGGagatttattttaatgctttatttttgtcCTTTGTGTTGATTTTAGAATCTAAGTCCCAAGTTCATCATACTTCATTTAAGCTCCTGCTAAATTGATGATAGTGCTACTGAGTACTTGCTCTGTGCCAGGGACTCTCTTAAACACTTTCCAGGCCTTATGTCATGTAATCCTTAACAATTTAGCCCCTTCCTTTTATAAGGAAAATTAAGCCAAGTCCCTTAAGCTGAGAGTAGCACAGAAGGGACTTAATTCCAGGTGAGTTAATTCCAAAGCCCTCTTAATCAAGATACAAAGTGACTCTCTAAAACAGGAGTTGGCAATTTCTGGAAAGGGCCAGACAGGAATTATTTAGTAAGTAATATAGTCTCTACTGGAATTTCtggaaagggccagatagtaagtaTTTAGTAAATAATACAGTCTCTACTGCAGTTAGTCAACTCTGTTGCCGTAGCATGAAGGCAGCACAGACCAGGAAGTAAATgcatgggcatggctgtgttccaataaaactttatctacAAAGACAGGCAGCTTGCTGGATTTGGCCAACCATTGCTCTATAAGAACCGATATcctgagttttgtttttctacAAAACAGCCCTTGAACTCCTTAGTAAAAGTATATCCTGTTATTATTCCTATGTTGAAAAATAAAGGGTGAAGTGGGTATAATATAAAATTGCTCAAGGATGGCTCTCATAGGATTGCTTAATTGAATCAACCCTGGAGTCATAATCACCTTTTCAAAAATCGCTTTGATCACTCTTAgtcttttgtttgttcatttgtattttacttataaaatggggtcttgctgtgttgcccaggccattctcaaactcctggcttcaagcaatcctcccccgtTGGCCTCTCAATgaactggaattataggcgtgaggcactgaCTCACTCCCAAGTCTTAAAAGACGTAAAAGGAGAAATATTGGCCTGTTTTGCATATTGAGGGTGATGCTTCTGAAATAAAATTCCTCCCTGCCTCTGAACCCTGCTGTAACAGGGTAAGTTCTTAAAGATTATACCACAGGAAATAGCAGAATCTGACTCCCTATTtatcaatgaagaaattgaaaaacaaatcCAGGATTTGTACTTGATCTCCTTATCTTCCCCTATTGCTGCCAACCAATTGTTTCCACGTGGGCAGAAGTTCTTAAGCTTTTTGTTCTCAAGTCCCATTTTaccttcttaaaaattattgaggtatCTGAAGAGATGTTATTTATGTGGTTAATTGTAttaatagcactttgggaggccaaggagggaagatcacttgaggccaggggtttaagaccaacctaggcaacatggcaagaccacatctctacaaaaaatacaaaaattagccaactgtggtggtgcgtgcctgtagtcccagctactcaggaggctgagatgggaggatcatttgggcccaggagttcaaggctgcagtgagctgtgatcacaccattgcactccagcctgggcaacagagcaagaccctgtctcaaaaaacaaatgaaatgagctgaaatataaaataaataactaacaTGACATAAaactatatacaataaaataaattaaaataaacataacataaattacattaaatcaaattaaatattagctggtgcatgcttgtggtcccagctactcaagaggctgaggagggaggatggcctgagcctgggaggttgggggtgcagcgagctatgattgtaccactgcactccagcctgggtgacagagctagactctgtctggaaaaaaaaaaaaagaatattaataattatttctttttaaaaaattttcttcctcATTGTTTCTTGTTCTGAAATAATTATTCTATTAGAAATCAtagcataaattttaaaaatatctattcatttaAAAGGAACAATATTACCTGTTGatataaataacaaattttaatgaaaagtaactatattttccaaaacaaaatgaaatttgtgagtggtattattttacattttacaaatctCTTTCATATCTGCCTTAACAGTTGTCAGCCGGCTTCTCGTTTGTGTGGCTGCATTCATTCTGTTGTGCTATGTTGCTCTGTTTGAAGTATTTGAAGAAGACCCAGCATCACTAACATGCGGTTGGGAGAGGGAGGCAAAGCTTTTTTAAACGATTGTGGATATTCTATGATAGTCCACCAAAACTCCATAAGTGatagtttcttaaaggttagcTGAAATGTGAAATTTTTATACTCTATTTTATTGAAATCTGCAGGTCTGTGTCACACTTTAAATTGATCTTTATCATGCATGATTTTCTAACTTTACACATTGGTCAATGGGAGAATATCAATTCATTGAGTCATGGAGAtcttccaaatatattttgaaaaattgcaCTGTTCCCTTGTGAGAGAATGTGAGTGAAAAAGGCATATAATAGGTCATGTTATTGTGAACATGGTTTTCATCTGAGAACCCTTGCAttagcaaattctttttttttgagacgagtctcactctcacccaggctggagtgcagtggcttgatcttggttcACGCAACCTctcccttctgggttcaagcagttcttctgtctcagcctcccgagtagctgggattataggtgtgcaccaccatgcatggctaatttttgtgtttttagtagaggtggggtttcaccatgttggccaggctggtcttgaactcctgagctcaagtgatccacccacctcagcctcccaagatgctgggattataggtgtaagccactgtacccagcctgcaTTAGTGAATTCTTTATAACTCAAAAAAATGTAACTCCCTCATTAAATGATCGAAAGCATGGAATGGGGGGAAGAGGagctatataatttatttcatgatTTAATGGAATTTTGGCCCTAAAACATAAAAGATAAtacaacttaaatttttaaaaaagaaaagaaaaaggaaacaaaactgtaAGTTTCCCTTACATATGAAAATCAACTAAACAATATTTAGATCAAATACACTGACCTGCCTCCTATGTAGATCAGCTAGCCTCTGAGGGGCAAAACCACACTGCTTGGTTATGGAGACTGCAAGACCTTCCAGGGCCTGCAGCTCAGGAGAAGTAGGGGCCCTGGGCAGCTGTGTTTATTTGTAGAGCCACCAAACTCACTACCCCATATCATAATCTTCCAAACCAGCCTGAGCATAACTAGCTTCCTTACATCTTTACTAAGAAAAGGAAAGGCTTCTTTCTTAGTTTTTTGTTATCAGGGAGGAATGGTTTAGGTGGCAAATAATGAAAAAAACCAAAGTAGATACTAGTTTAAACACacaggaaacttttttttattgcttAATGAAAAACTGGAGACAGCCCAGGGCTGGTGCAGCCAGTGTGGTATCAACATACCAGGCACCTTTTGCCTTCCTGTGTTGCTATCCTTAGCCCATTGGTTTCCCACCTTATGGCCACAAGATAGCTGCTGCAGCTCCAGGTGCACCAGCTACCTTCAAGGCagcataaaaggagaaaaaaatggagtctgacccttttaaaaatgtgaataaaatatttccCAGGACCTCTCACCACTATACTTCAAAAGACTTCATTGactagaactttgtcagatggcCGCTggttgctgttctcctgatagtaggtctcacgagatctgatggttttataaagagcatttcccctgcacatgctctcttgcctgccgccatgtaagaagtgcctctgatcttcctttgccttccaccatgattgtgaggcctccccagccatgtggaattgtgagtccatgaaacctctttttctttataaattacccagtctcaggtctttattagcaacataagaacggactaatacaatcctCCCCCGAACTCCTTTCCATGGAAGGTGTCAAGAAACTAATTGAAATCAGAAGATATGGTCTGAATCCCCGCCTTGCCATGTTTTCAGCTGTGTGGTCTTGAACAGGCTGCTTGACTTCTCTGATTTCAGTTTTTGTCCATTggtaaaatagacaaaatagcTACTCTTAATCTACCATTCTCactgggttgttgtgaggacacagataattaagaaaaacataataaatatccaaattagaaaatggaaaaggGGCCGTAACCCTACTCCTAACCTGGTCATTTTAACCTCCTgtgccctcagtttcttcatctgtataatggaCATAGGCCTGGTGTGGTTGCAAGAAGCAgctaaaaatcaggaaaaagaacATCATGTATTCAGCTATGCACACTTCCAGCGTTGCTCTTTACTGAGGCCCTAGAGCTAACGATCTCTTCTTGTTATCCGACAGGCCACTGACACAGCAAAACACCAGTTGTGACTTTCTGCCAGCCATGAAGTCTGCAGACTTCGAGGGGCTTTACCAGGAATGAGTGACTGCTCAGAGGCCGGGCTTCTTTTCAAGTACTGCTGGATCATACTCACCCCTTGGGATTATGGCTTAGAAGAAGGGGGCTGGGTAGGCAAGCACTCCTTGGCTGTGTCCTCTCGCTTTTTCACTTACTTGTAGGATCCCGCAGCGGCCAATTTAGGGATTGTGTTGTTCTTGTGTTGGTTCCCATGTAAAGAAGCAGCAGAGAAATGCGATGGTTCAACAGCTCGCCCTGCCCCAAGTATGCAGACTTGACCTTGGCGGGGTCCTGGGCTTCTAGAGTCTAGCCCGTTGACCCCAGAGCCTCAGGGCTTATGTGCAACGGTCCCATTGGGAGCAACAGTGATtgtttatagttttttgttttcagaaatgagGGCAGCTGTTAATTTTTTCACTCatgtgaaacaaaatgaaaaaaaaaaaatccaaaacagaaCAAGCCCTTCTGTGGTATTTGCTTTTTATCAGAAAGAACAGCAACATTTGGCCTCTCCAAGTTGGAAAATAGAGTCCAAATGTAACTTTGTGGCCAAGAGTATTTTCAAAAAAGTCTAAAGGTGTAGTTTCCACTGTAACTGTTGAGTACTGTTAAGTACTGTTAATCTTTTACATATTTGC from Pan troglodytes isolate AG18354 chromosome 18, NHGRI_mPanTro3-v2.0_pri, whole genome shotgun sequence harbors:
- the LDAF1 gene encoding lipid droplet assembly factor 1 isoform X2, translated to MAKEEPQSISRDLQELQKKLSLLIDSFQNNSKVVAFMKSPVGQYLDSHPFLAFTLLVFIVMSAVPVGFFLLIVVLTTLAALLGVIILEGLVISVGGLSLLCILCGLGFVSLAMSGMMIASYVVVSSLISCWFSPRPLTQQNTSCDFLPAMKSADFEGLYQE
- the LDAF1 gene encoding lipid droplet assembly factor 1 isoform X1; protein product: MAKEEPQSISRDLQELQKKLSLLIDSFQNNSKLPKHSRISLDSDDGVSRLGSAGSKVVAFMKSPVGQYLDSHPFLAFTLLVFIVMSAVPVGFFLLIVVLTTLAALLGVIILEGLVISVGGLSLLCILCGLGFVSLAMSGMMIASYVVVSSLISCWFSPRPLTQQNTSCDFLPAMKSADFEGLYQE
- the LDAF1 gene encoding lipid droplet assembly factor 1 isoform X3, with product MAKEEPQSISRDLQELQKKLSLLIDSFQNNSKVVAFMKSPVGQYLDSHPFLAFTLLVFIVMSAVPVGFFLLIVVLTTLAALLGVIILEGH